The genomic region TTGTTCTCGTTCCAAACAATCAGTCATATGGGACAGAGCGATGTGCTGATATGAGTTTGGCACGCATTCAGACATACGCACCGTAGCCTTGTTTTCCGTAGGCGAGTTGAGGTGGGATCTTCACCAGTCTTCTCTCGTTGACACACATTCCCACGAGAGCTTTGTCCATCCCTTCAATCAGCTGCTTCTTGCCAACAAAGACATTGTACGTGCTGCCACGGTCATAActaaaacatgaacaaaaacagactGTCAGGTAATTATCTATGAGGATGTTGCTGTGTAACATGAATCGTTTTATTCCCTGGCTTTAATCACATTTCCTTTGAGGCAATGACTTCAGGTTTTTAAAGTGACTgcctttctttttcatatttcaacATCTTAGCAGCCTTTTATTTCTAAAGATTTAACATAAAGACTCTTATGCAAAAATGTAAGTGTATTTCTCACTAAAACTGGGCCACGGTGTTATCTTATTCTGCAGAGTCCATCATAGTTTATGCTGTACTCTAGAAAAGTTTGAAATCCATTGTGCAGTAAATCAAATGTGACAGTGTATGTGGGGCTTTGGGTGTCTGCCCAGCTGACCACTGTGCAAGATATTTTCACTGTCAGTGGTTTGCAAAGTGGAGTTCGGGGGACTTTAAAGGTCGTGGAAGAAGCCTCTGCATAAAACCAAAACTAGTTTAACGGTTAAATTATCTCTCAGATCGGGGTCCTGTGTAATCCCTGTTACCGTCTGTTTTCCAGACGACACAAAACAGTTTTGGACCCTGAGATTAAGCACCAGAGCTCAGGCTGCCTGGTTGCCTGCGTGGCTCACAGGGGCGAACCACTAAACGCGCACTTTTACGCATCGCGCACGCTGCTCGGACCGTGCAGCCGGTCTTCTAAACGCAAAGGCGCTAAAGTGAAAGGGAAATAATGCAGATGTGAGACACTCACCTGGAGTCGAACTTGTTGCCGTCTGGAAACGTGCCGATGTAGTGATACCTGACAAAATCTCCCACTTTGACCGCGCGCACACACTGCTCTGGCACGGAGGTTTTCTCAATGAGGATGTCGTCTAACGGTACCGGAGGAGCGTTGCAGGCGGCGAACGTCACCAGAACCGAGAGATACAACACCCCCTGCGCGCACTTGATCATTGTGACCGAGGAGAAAGCTTTGAGACGATGGAGGTAACTGTGGGTACGGCCTGCCTGTGTGCCCGCTGACTCCCTGTCCCCCGGTGCTTTGATTTCCTCTACTCCGATTTGGACACAAGTCCTGCCCCTGGTTCCAGCTTAGGACTGATCACGTGTCAAGCCAGAGAAAAAGTCGCACCACATCCGGTTTGAATATTACAAGTAAAACTTTGACTATTGGTCTAAATGTGACGCATTGTTAATAAAACCCAAATACAAGAGGTTGAAACGTGTGATCCAATATCTCTGTGCCACACgagcaaaaaacacacaatattaGAGTAGAAAATTAGACTCTTATTTTGACACAGTGACGTATTACTTCCGTGTTTCGCTCCAGCTGACTTAACGCCCTTTGCAATTGAATGGGATAGTTGGGGCACCGCGCATTGCTCTTGCGCAGTGCTGCCCGAGTTATGTGTCAACGTGGAAACATTGGGGTCTCCAAACAGATGCGGACACATCCACCTGGAtccataaaaaaaacccaatatctGCATATCTCCCTACGCCTCCGATTTATAGTCAAAGTGTAAGAATGAGCAGCACGCATAACGATTGCTGCTGACTTTACGCACAGATAGAGTTATGTTGGTGGTGTTCAGGCTTTTGGAGGGGAGGCAGACAGAGCAGGAATGTTTCTACGTGGCAGTGGGAGGAGAAGAGGTGGAGGGGGGACAATCTCACCGGGGGTTCAATTAGGGAAGAAAGAGGTTCaagatttaaatgtgaaaaaatattttaaaaaagtaaagcaGACAGTAAAATACTCATGCCCTTTGGGTAAAATACACTCTTTTTGAATTCATGCTTCCCTAATAAAAATTATGAAATGTAGATTTTCAGCCCGGCTTTTCAGTTGCACTGTGAAAAATCCGAACAACTGTAAAGTGTTACTTTTGTAATTTAATGGGAGGAGCACCTCCAGTAGCTTCCACTGGACGGAGAATTCTTGCCAGCCCCGTGCCCGTGGGAGGGGAGGTTTTGTCTGGATACGTGGTGGAACTTGAGGCGGGTCTATAGACCCACGCTCAACAGCCTACCCTTCCAGCTCTTTCCAGCCTCAAAAATGGCTACCTCCACTTCTTCCCAGCTTTTTTCTGCCTTATTAATCGCATTTTTCGTCTCCGTGGTGAACTCCCAGTATGAGAAATACAGCTTCAGGAGTTTCCCCAGGCATGAGCTCATGCCTTTGGAGTCCGCTTACAAATATGCACTGGATCAGTACACCGGGGAGAAGTGGAAGGAGACGGTGGAGTACATGGAGGTGTCTCTGCGACTCTACCGGCTGTTGCGGGACAGCGAGGCCTTCTGCAACCTTAACTGCAGCTCCGTGAGGCTGGAGGACGAGCAGAGGTTTGCGGAGTTTCCAGAGCTGCAGGCGTTTGGAAACGTTATGAAGAGAGCGCAGTGCCTGAAGCGCTGCAAACAGGGCTTACCCGCTTTCAGGCAGACCATGCCCAGCCGGGACACTATAGATGAATTTGAGAGGAGGGAGCCGTACAAATACCTTCAATATGCCTACTTCAAAGTAAGCAGAACTAATAAGGAGGGGGCCTCGAAGGGGTCCCCTAAATGAGATTGGAGTCTCAAACCGGCTGGAATTATGATGTGTTGTTTACAACTTTCTTTACCCAGTGATAATGGTTTATTTGGTCGTGATTTTTCCCCGACGTGCGTTTTGACGTCATCTACGTGCCACGGATGCACAATTGGGGGTCTGCTGTAAGAACTAAACTCTTGTGGTTTATGGTCCATTTTTAAGGAAAGGAcaggaaaggaaagaaacacCTCGGCACATCTTAGAATAGTCTATTTTACACGCACAGCATGGTCACAGAAAGTCGACTGTTAAAGCAAATTTATGAAGCTGAGAAACATGACAAACGCAGATGATCCCATGTGGAAGTGTTAGTTAATAtagttattgtatttttacccCGCGATTAAACATTTCCATGCTGGTGATTTCCTCCACGTGGCCCAAGGGGTCACCgaaaagtttcattttaatgcaaaTTAATGTAATCACATCATATTGAACTCCCAGTTGCCACAACTAACCTCCTAGGGCAATGTCAAAAAAGGGTGAAGACACACTGTTTTGCACCAGTTTCGCAAAGTAATCTATTaatctaaaacattttaaaatatgcagCAGTAACGGAGTGTGAAGTAACGTGTGCATGAGAGTGGAGATTTGTGTGAggaatcagaatcagctttacTGACGAGGTATGTTTACATATACAAGTTACAGGACTACACCGTGACACAGACATTAATAACACATATAACATCTTTATATCAAAGATGTTGGAATCAGTGTAATAAATATATAGTTACTAtatatcaattcaattcaactttattgtatAGAgttatatttataattataattataatgctTTATATACAGCTGAAGTAGAAGCAGATGTGAGTGATGAGGAAACAACAAGGGTCAGCACACTGCCAACAATATAAGTTGTGTTCAGTTGTGGTGATTTAAACAAATTAATAAGTGAagacaaacatcagctgataacTGATGAATGACATCACTCTTACAAGTAAATCTACTGCCGCATGTGACACTAATTTCATTTCAGGTTAGTACCATAGGCTTTGTGTGGTTTCGTTACTGACcagtacaaaaacaaataattttaatgtgtgtttttgtgttctagTCTGATAACCTGGCCAAGGCGGTGTCTGCTGCCCACACCTTCCTCCTCAAACACCCGGATGATGAGATGATGCAGAGAAACATGGCCTACTACAAGAGTCTGCCTGGAGCCGAGGAGCACCTGAAAGACCTGGAGACCAAGTCCTACGAGGTAGGCATAGATACATGCTTTAAACATAGTGAGGCACTCCTTCATTTTGATCCTTTCTGATTTCTCGAGGCTTTTATCCACAAGAGGCGTCACACCCATGGCTGTGGCATGCAACCCACTCTGTTATTGGCTCTGTGGGTGCCCTGACGTAGAAACAGCCTGTAGTCGTGCAGGTCAAACGGGCATATCTGGGAATATGAACTTGCCAGTTTTGGTCTGAGGACTTTAAGGCATCCTTGGCAGGGCCTCAGTGGCTACATCCACTTTACTTTACGCTACAAAATTTCATATGTCTTGATATTTATTAGTGTTGTCATGTAAAATACAAGTGTGGGAAGGTGGAAAAAGAGAGTCTGCAACCATTACTTGTGAAAGATTTCAGACAGAAGATAATCATAGTTTTGAAAATGATTAATACTGAGTCCTTTATCAAAGTTTGTATTAACACTCTGGATTGTGTTTTCAAATCCTTTGTTCTTGTGGTATCCCAGACCTTATTTATACGTGCTGTGAGGGCGTACAATGGCGAAAACTTCCGTACCTCGGTGTCAGACATGGAGCTGGCACTGAGGGACTTCTTCAAGGTCTACGACGAGTGTCTGGCTGCGTCTGAGGGACCGAGGGACATCAGAGATTTTAAAGACTTCTACCCCTCGATAGCTGGTCAGCTCATGTCCATCTCATGTGCATTCATGACTGTTTATTgaaggcctaaacttattttctgtttagaCCACTACATGGAAGTGCTGGAGAGGAAGGCCGGGTGTGAGAGCGACCTGACACCTGTTGTCGGCGGTTATGTTGTTGAGAAGTTTGTGGCCACCATGTACCACTACTTGCAGTTCGCCTACTACAAGCGTGAGTAGTACTCAGCTGGCAGCTTTGAGCAGAGAACTACTTCTCTTTCGAATTTCTGAGGTTCGTTTGCTGGAGTTTGACTGTGACTTTAACTGTGCTTTCAGTGAATGACTTGAAGAATGCAGTGCCGTGTGCAACCAGCTACTTGCTGTTTGACCCCAATGATGAAGTCATGAAGAACAACGTGGAGTATTACAAGTTCCACAAAAGCAAGTGGGGGCTGATAGATGAGGATTTCCTCCCCAGATCAGTGAGTGAAGTTCAGAATTAATTACACAGAATATGCACACACCTGATTGTTGCATCTCAGCCTGGGAGAGCATATTGTGGATTTATTTAAAacacttgttttatttatttatttatttatttatttatgtttttgttatgatgatgatgagaagtCCCTGAAGGacttatttcacatttttggaagcatgtttatttgcttttttaccTAAAAGTTATTCAAAAGATCTGTTCGGCAAATATGAAGCTTAGCAGGGCATAAGTCTGTGCACTGCAGGGTATCTGTGTTATTAATGATCTTCACAGGTGCCCATGAGTGAATCCTGGAAGTTTCCACCCTGTTTCCAGCCTTTAATGTTAATTAAGTTCATATAGTAAGCCATTTACCAGATGCAGGTTTATTGTTAACAAACAGCTATAAAAATGCAtcagtgccaaaaactgcagttcctccagCAGCCACTTGAGATTGGCTCTAAAAGTGAGATTAGCGCCATAGACTACCTTgttaaaaagcatgtttacagcctgggaAATAAAACGCTTCTGGGCTTTATAGTTCATTCATGATTTCATAAAAACTGTAAACGGGTTAATTTGTTTTACATTGGAATGCTTGAATTGTATTAATGTctaaagtttgcattattacGGTTGTGGCCAACAGAGGTGGCTATAGCTAGCAGCTGTCTGCTGGGCTTCATCACAGCTGACCTCTCAGTCATGATTGTGGTGTTGGTGCATTTTGTAGCATTTACCTTTTGTGCAGTTAATTTCTCTAACAGCCCATCCAAGAAAGCAGAAGGTTTTATAAGTACAATTTTATTGAACaaagtttaatttaattcaatttaatttatacagcaccaaatcacaacaacagtcgcctaaAGGTGCTTTagattgtaagataaagaccctacaataatacaaagaaaccccaacaattaaaCGAACCCTTTTGAATAAGCGCTTGGCAACagtaggaaagaaaaacaatcttttaacaggaagaaccctcTGACAGAACTAAGCTGAGGGCGGGCGGCCATCTGAATGTATTTTTGATATaccagtaataaaaaaaagtataactgTTCCTATAAAATGTTTATTGCTTtgtcacagaaacacacacatcctaAAGAGGGCTTATTGGTTTCTTCCCCGCTTTTGAGTCTTTGGGTCTCTCTGACACTCATCATTTCTTTGACTGTTGTCCTGCAGGAGGCAGTCCGGTACTACAATCAGACCACCATGCAGCTTCAGATGTTGGAGTTCTCCAAACAGCGTCTGGCCAGCGACGATGAGGTGCGTGGTTTGTATCAAAGGATCTTTCCAGGCGCGAGGTTATCTTAGGTCAAGTGAAGGGAACATAAGATGCAGTCCAtgcataaaaatagaaatacataATTCCCATTAAATCACAGTTTGGACTGCACTGTTTGCATCTGTGACCTTGTGTAACTGGGAAAACTCTGGATTCCTCAGGCTGGTCACATGATGACCTTCAGTACAATGTGTCCAGTGTTTATTAGACCGCAATATCACAGACAGCCGTGAGGTGGCAGTGTGGCATCATGTTTCTTTAAGTTATTATGCTGCAGCACAGGAAGTGTGGCCATCAGGGCAACCAACCATAAGCCAGGATTACATGCTGTATGTGGTAAATACCATTCAGTTACTGACTGTAATCTCTTCAGTAATGCAGAATATGAGAAATCACAGATAAAACTGCGAGTGTGAGGATTAATGGTAATCCACTTAGTGGAAAAAACCTCGctttgaaacaaaaacagcccCTCCTGAGTTGTCTCTGTGTCATTGTTTTTtcgtgtttgtgtctgcaggggGAGGTGGTCGAGTTTATAGATGAGTTCCTGGACGAGGATGAGTAGAAGATTCtgctgaaacactgaaaaacaacaccaaacactcccaatttttatatttatcggGGTTTACAGTCTGTGGTTGATCGAGTTTGTTTTACTTTCCTGCTGCGTGCCCATTAATATTCTGTTCAGTGGACATACAGCATAGTGGCTtaataatttaaagaaaacGGAGATATTTTGTCTCATCTTTTTATGAATGAATTCCTCCACTGTGAATCACCCGAGTAtgacattttttccccctttttttttttttttttttttttttacaataaaataactttCCAATACTCACGTCTTTTCAATGTTGTTGTAAAACAACTGCCACTTCCACTGAGAGGATTTCTGAACAGTAgctggatcaactgaaggcacagatgcatctctcagatcctgtgtcaggtctttgctggatttgttccCTTGCTGTAGATAGATTTTTAGTCCTGCAACTTCTaattttgtcctccacttgttctTCAAAGTTGCAAGGAGACACTGCAAACCACACTAAGATATGACAGGTTTTTCGCtgatagctctttgggaatagCCCTGCTGGTCAAAAAATACTACTTTATGTCTGTCAACCTCTGTTGTCTTTGGTATttttcagctaaagaaatgggaacaaatgatgtgcTTTAGCGACAGGCTGCAAATGAAAAAAGTGCCTAAAGAGACAATTTAAGGTAGCTCTTTGTGCTTAAATGGTTCACCGGTCtgtgttaagccacttaacaaaCAACAGACATTCTCCAGATAaaggtcaggtacaaggactggagtGTCCCAGTGTCAAAAGAGAAGTTTTAAAAGACCCTCAGAAAttctgcaaaactgtgacgacAGTGATGTAAACCTACCAACCGTTCTGATTCTCTTTCACCACATGAGACAAACAGTAAATCATCCCAGTATCGAAGCTGGAGCGACCATTTTTAATATCTGCTTTAAAAGTGACTTAAATGTTAATTACTCGGCTATTCTTCATTTCCAGTTCACTGGTCTTTAACTGGAGCCCCAGTATAAAGAAACCCAGAGGTAGAAGACAGGAGAGCTGAGCAGAGAGCCCACCAGAGAAAACACTGTGGTGTTTAATAATGTTTGAACATTGAGTCTCTGTGCAGTTTGTCACATGGTGATGTTAAAAACCCACAGGGGAACATTCCCTCTGTATTACTGTGTGTCTCCAACTCTTCGCATTCTCCTTCTGTCCTCTTTCTTTTATTACCTCTTCCTCAGCTGTAGTTCATCCCGCCACTTTCtctcttctgcttctttttgctTGGAGAAgcaaaagcattaaaaatgtcCCGACGAAAGGACGATTGTCATCTGAGTTGTGGGTCAGAGTAACATCTTTTGCCGTGTCCGCTGTGAATGCTAAAGAAAGATAACAATTGAAGATTCCTGTAAGTTAGTGCGTCTAGTTGACCCCGAGCAAAAGTAAACTAGAAGCCAGAGTTATACCACATATTTATTGTAACTTTGTGAAGACACATACAGTACACATTTCATCTTGTCATAAATCACATAAGGTTGAGAGGACGATGCTGCAAATAACTGTGTAGTCACACTTTTAATTTAACAACGTCTATTTTTATGATCCTTCTTCAGGCATCGTTCATGTGGGAAACCTGTTGTTTCGCCACAGAGTTCGTTGCTTGATAACCTACGGCGTGGGCGAGTACAGTCGCGGTAATCACAGCTGAAGTAAAAGGTAGTCGAGCAGACGTCGCGGAGATGAGCGTACCCTGTGTAAGATATGAGGGGTGGTTTGTAATGCCACCTGTGAAACAAGAAACAAGGTATTTCCACACACTGGTAATGCTGTCGTATGTACAGCGAGTCACTACAGTCACAGATCAtatgcacagaaacacacagaaagcaGGTACGTAATAATTCCCAATGGCCTCGCCACATTAATGTCAGTTCATTTTCAGACACCATAAAGGAAAGAGATTAAGATATTTCCCGTAAATCAGCTCATTATTGATTCTGAAATTATGCAAGAAAATATTTTACcataaagtttcttttttaataatcatCGGTCCCTGTTGACAATAATTATAATCACTTCCCATGCTATTACCCTTATatactgttttatttacattcctactgtaaaacactgaaatttgACCACAAACATGACTGTTTGTATCCATTTACATCTGCTCTTTTacattttctaaatatttgGCACATATGGAACGATGGCACGTCGATAACACAGAATGatacagtatttttaaaaatcctgaaTGCATTCATCTCTGTTTGGCAGAAATTGTCACAACACTGATATCTACTCAGACATGAGCAAATATTCCCAGAGTCCAGTCCTCTGTAACTGCTCATAGTGTAATGACTTATGACACATTCGCCattatatgtgtgtatacacTCACCAGTCACCTGTTCAACTCCTCATTAAAGGAAATAtccaatcagccaatcacatggcagcagctcGAGGCATTTAGGCATGCAAACATGACGTGCTGAAGTTAAGACTGAGCATCACAATGGAGAAAAGAGGTGATTTAAGAACGTGACAGCTGATAGCAAGGCaatagtaactcaaataactactcattacaaccaagttTTGCACAGGgtgtcaaaccttgaagcagatgaccTTCAGCAGaggaagaccacactgggtacCACTCTAATCAGGTAAGATCATGAAACTGAGGCCATaattcaccaaaactggacaagaGAAGACTGTAAAATTGTTGTCTGGTCTGTTGAGTCTCAGTTTTTGTTATCACATTAGGATGGTAggatcagaatttggtgtaaataaAAATTCATGGATACATGCTGCCATGTGTTaatggttcaggctgctggtggtgtaatggtgtagaGGACATTGTCTTGGCACACTTTGTATCCTTTTAGTACTAAATGAGCACCGTTTCACCACCACACCCTACATGAGTATTGTTGCCGACCATGTTCGTCCCAGTGCACACCTCtcccagcaggataacacaccacaTCGcgaagctcagatcat from Pelmatolapia mariae isolate MD_Pm_ZW linkage group LG22, Pm_UMD_F_2, whole genome shotgun sequence harbors:
- the crtap gene encoding cartilage-associated protein — its product is MATSTSSQLFSALLIAFFVSVVNSQYEKYSFRSFPRHELMPLESAYKYALDQYTGEKWKETVEYMEVSLRLYRLLRDSEAFCNLNCSSVRLEDEQRFAEFPELQAFGNVMKRAQCLKRCKQGLPAFRQTMPSRDTIDEFERREPYKYLQYAYFKSDNLAKAVSAAHTFLLKHPDDEMMQRNMAYYKSLPGAEEHLKDLETKSYETLFIRAVRAYNGENFRTSVSDMELALRDFFKVYDECLAASEGPRDIRDFKDFYPSIADHYMEVLERKAGCESDLTPVVGGYVVEKFVATMYHYLQFAYYKLNDLKNAVPCATSYLLFDPNDEVMKNNVEYYKFHKSKWGLIDEDFLPRSEAVRYYNQTTMQLQMLEFSKQRLASDDEGEVVEFIDEFLDEDE